In a genomic window of Rhodovulum sp. P5:
- a CDS encoding tetratricopeptide repeat protein, with protein MTGKPTHKVEINRSENISVAINDIASYEAHVTRRVEKREAELRELFDAQLSASEAVQAEQRSQIAILREQIDTDRARLRDAEASFAEYKAKIAELEKLLEDSPAEIGENRIRDAQAAMAAGDFSKADEIFAEVEEQEAAAVKRAAEAAFGRGLIAEEQVRWSEAAAHFEKAARLDPTDETLGKAGEFLWRMGRYREAIRHQDAAVALCRAIFGPEDARTAEAVDNLAGSYHDAGDFARAEPLYRAALAVREQALGKAHPDTAGSLSNLAGLLGETGRYEEAEPLYRASLAAREQALGKAHPDTATSLNNLAELLYATGRYAEAEPLFREALEVTEQALGKAHPDTATSLNNLALLLSATGRYEEAEPLYREALEVLERALGKAHTNTAAALNNLALLLSATGRYEEAEPLYREALEVLERALGKAHTNTAVALNSLALLLDATGRYEEAEPLFREALAVRERALGKVHPDTATALNNLAALLYATGRSAEAEPLYREALAVRERVLGKAHPDTAGSLNNLAELLRATGRYEEAEPLYREAVAVVERALGKAHPDTATALNNLAGLLHATGRYEEAEPLFREALAVRERALGKAHPATATSLNNLAELLRATGRYEEAEPLYREAVAVLEAALGPDHPSTQQVRGNLETFLANRPTP; from the coding sequence GTGACCGGGAAACCGACGCATAAGGTCGAGATCAACCGGTCCGAGAATATCTCGGTCGCGATCAATGATATTGCATCGTATGAGGCGCATGTCACCCGCCGGGTCGAGAAACGGGAGGCGGAGCTTCGCGAGCTGTTTGATGCCCAGCTTTCGGCGAGCGAAGCGGTGCAGGCCGAACAGCGCAGCCAGATCGCCATATTGCGCGAGCAGATCGACACGGACCGTGCCCGCCTGCGCGATGCCGAAGCATCCTTTGCGGAATACAAGGCCAAGATTGCCGAACTGGAAAAGCTGCTGGAAGACTCCCCCGCCGAGATCGGGGAAAACCGCATCCGCGATGCGCAGGCGGCGATGGCGGCGGGGGATTTCAGCAAGGCCGACGAGATTTTCGCCGAGGTGGAAGAGCAGGAGGCCGCGGCCGTCAAACGCGCGGCCGAGGCCGCCTTTGGCCGCGGGCTGATCGCCGAGGAACAGGTGCGCTGGTCCGAGGCGGCCGCGCATTTCGAAAAGGCCGCGCGGCTGGATCCGACCGATGAGACGCTCGGGAAAGCAGGTGAATTCCTCTGGCGCATGGGGCGGTATCGGGAGGCCATCCGGCATCAGGACGCGGCGGTCGCGCTCTGCCGGGCCATTTTCGGCCCGGAGGATGCCCGCACGGCGGAGGCCGTAGATAACCTTGCAGGGAGCTATCACGATGCGGGCGATTTCGCGCGGGCGGAGCCGCTTTACCGCGCGGCGCTGGCGGTTCGGGAGCAGGCACTTGGCAAGGCGCATCCGGACACGGCGGGTTCCCTCAGCAACCTCGCCGGGTTGCTCGGTGAGACCGGGCGGTATGAGGAGGCGGAGCCGCTTTACCGCGCGTCGCTGGCGGCTCGGGAGCAGGCACTTGGCAAGGCGCATCCGGACACGGCCACCTCGCTCAACAACCTCGCCGAATTGCTCTACGCGACCGGGCGGTATGCGGAGGCAGAGCCGCTTTTCCGCGAGGCGTTGGAGGTCACGGAGCAGGCGCTTGGCAAGGCGCATCCGGACACGGCCACCTCTCTCAACAACCTCGCCCTGTTGCTCTCCGCGACCGGGCGGTATGAGGAGGCGGAGCCGCTTTACCGCGAGGCTTTGGAGGTCTTGGAGCGGGCGCTTGGCAAGGCGCATACGAACACGGCGGCCGCGCTCAACAATCTCGCCCTGTTGCTCTCCGCGACCGGGCGGTATGAGGAGGCGGAGCCGCTTTACCGCGAGGCTTTGGAGGTCTTGGAGCGGGCGCTTGGCAAGGCGCATACGAACACGGCGGTCGCGCTCAACAGTCTCGCCCTGTTGCTCGACGCGACCGGGCGGTATGAGGAGGCGGAGCCGCTTTTCCGCGAGGCTTTGGCGGTTCGGGAGCGGGCGCTTGGCAAGGTGCATCCGGACACGGCGACCGCGCTCAACAACCTCGCCGCGTTGCTCTACGCGACCGGGCGGTCTGCGGAGGCAGAGCCGCTGTACCGCGAGGCTTTGGCGGTTCGGGAGCGGGTGCTTGGCAAGGCGCATCCGGACACGGCGGGTTCGCTCAACAACCTCGCCGAATTGCTCCGCGCGACCGGGCGGTATGAGGAGGCGGAGCCGCTCTACCGCGAGGCGGTGGCGGTGGTGGAGCGGGCGCTTGGCAAGGCGCATCCGGACACGGCGACCGCGCTCAACAACCTCGCCGGATTGCTCCACGCGACCGGGCGGTATGAGGAGGCAGAGCCGCTTTTCCGCGAAGCGCTGGCGGTTCGGGAGCGGGCGCTGGGCAAGGCGCATCCGGCCACTGCGACTTCGCTCAATAACCTCGCCGAATTGCTCCGCGCGACCGGGCGGTATGAGGAGGCGGAGCCGCTTTACCGCGAGGCGGTGGCTGTCCTGGAAGCCGCCCTTGGCCCAGACCATCCGAGCACGCAGCAGGTGCGCGGCAACCTCGAAACCTTCCTCGCCAACCGCCCCACCCCCTGA
- a CDS encoding type III PLP-dependent enzyme, giving the protein MFATQADFVGRRSVSVPSRVEEYIRANEFERPTLVLDTDVVADRFHALRAGLGHADIHYAVKANPAPEIIERLIDLGCHFDAASRAEIELCLGLGAPARAISFGNTVKRATDIAFAHRAGIVLFAADSEEEIDKIAAHAPGAEVYIRIVVTASEADWPLSRKFGCAPDKVHALLARATDAGLSPVGLSFHVGSQTRRAAMWVPVLNEVAEIWHAAREAGFDLELLNIGGGFPAFYGEDIEPPAFYAAEVMRLVGERFGDVPRVMAEPGRGLVAEAGAIAAEVLLVARKSETDTHRWVYLDIGKFSGLAETIDEAIRYQFLTDRDDEATGPCILAGPSCDSADVLYENRPVQLPLGLCAGDRVIIRSCGAYTSTYASVGFNGFPPLDVVVI; this is encoded by the coding sequence ATGTTCGCTACGCAAGCCGATTTCGTCGGCCGACGCTCTGTCTCTGTGCCCTCGCGTGTCGAGGAGTACATCCGTGCCAACGAATTTGAGCGTCCGACCCTGGTTCTGGACACCGATGTGGTGGCCGACCGGTTCCATGCGCTGCGCGCTGGGCTGGGCCATGCCGATATCCATTATGCCGTAAAGGCCAACCCTGCGCCCGAAATCATCGAGCGGCTGATCGATCTGGGGTGCCATTTCGATGCGGCCTCGCGTGCGGAGATCGAGCTTTGCCTTGGCCTTGGCGCGCCCGCCCGGGCGATTTCCTTCGGCAACACGGTCAAGCGGGCGACTGACATCGCCTTTGCGCATCGCGCCGGGATCGTTCTGTTTGCCGCGGATTCCGAGGAAGAGATCGACAAGATCGCCGCCCATGCCCCGGGCGCCGAGGTCTATATCCGTATCGTCGTGACGGCGAGCGAGGCAGACTGGCCTCTGAGCCGCAAGTTCGGCTGCGCGCCCGACAAGGTGCACGCGCTCCTGGCCCGCGCGACCGATGCCGGTCTGTCCCCTGTCGGCCTGTCCTTCCATGTGGGCAGCCAGACGCGCCGGGCCGCGATGTGGGTGCCGGTCCTGAACGAGGTGGCCGAGATCTGGCATGCCGCGCGCGAGGCCGGGTTCGATCTGGAGCTTCTGAACATCGGTGGCGGTTTCCCCGCCTTCTATGGCGAAGACATCGAACCCCCCGCATTCTATGCGGCCGAGGTGATGCGCCTTGTGGGCGAACGCTTCGGCGACGTGCCGCGCGTGATGGCAGAACCGGGCCGCGGTCTTGTGGCCGAGGCCGGGGCCATCGCGGCCGAGGTGTTGCTGGTTGCGCGCAAGTCCGAAACCGATACCCATCGCTGGGTCTATCTGGACATCGGCAAGTTTTCCGGGCTGGCCGAAACCATTGACGAGGCGATCCGCTATCAGTTCCTCACCGACCGGGACGACGAAGCGACGGGCCCCTGCATCCTTGCCGGGCCGTCCTGCGACAGTGCCGATGTGCTGTATGAGAACCGCCCGGTGCAACTGCCGCTGGGCCTGTGCGCCGGCGACCGGGTGATCATCCGCAGCTGCGGGGCCTATACCTCGACCTATGCCTCGGTCGGGTTCAACGGCTTCCCGCCGCTGGATGTCGTGGTGATCTGA
- a CDS encoding penicillin-binding protein 2 — MIRKPLRPLARILQARARGENPDAIERENLRLRHEQMRDKARLRAEGRLLVLGVMFLAAFAAVGGRMGTLAASHPSEPRSVRSGPSIVAQRADITDRNGNILATNLATHSLYAQPPLMVDPEHAARQLAEIFPDLDGARLLKDFTGKRKFVWIKRRISPEQMQQVHDIGDPGLLFGPREMRLYPNGRLASHVLGGSGFGREAVNSAEVIGVAGVEKTFDAYLRDPANGGAPLRLSLDLTVQAAVERVLAGGMKLMNAKGAAAILMDAQTGEVISLVSLPDFDPNERPAPLTEGDASDSPLFNRAVQGVYELGSTFKAFTLAQAIEEGLVRPETMIDTKGPLVWGKYRIRDFHNYGPQLSVRKVLVKSSNIGTARIAQRIGAARQREFLDSLGFLEPTPLEILEAAGGKPLVPANWSEISTMTISYGHGLSASPLHLAAGYAAIANGGYRVRPTLIAGRGARGERVMSEQTASAMREMLRAVVEEGTASLGEVPGYRVGGKTGTADKPKPTGGYYKDKVIATFASIFPADDPEYVLVVTLDEPEDLTGPKPRRTAGWTAVPVAAEVIRRVAPLLGLRPEIEPDPSLALTLSGNRG; from the coding sequence ATGATCCGCAAACCGCTTCGTCCATTGGCCCGGATCCTGCAGGCGCGGGCACGGGGCGAAAACCCGGACGCCATCGAACGCGAAAACCTGCGCTTGCGCCACGAACAGATGCGGGACAAGGCGCGGCTGAGGGCCGAGGGGCGTCTTCTGGTGCTGGGCGTGATGTTCCTGGCGGCCTTCGCAGCCGTTGGCGGGCGCATGGGCACGCTGGCCGCCTCCCACCCGTCAGAGCCGCGGTCGGTCCGCTCCGGCCCATCCATCGTGGCGCAGCGGGCCGACATCACGGACCGCAACGGCAATATCCTTGCCACCAACCTTGCGACGCATTCCCTGTATGCCCAACCGCCGTTGATGGTGGACCCCGAACATGCGGCCCGGCAACTGGCGGAGATCTTTCCCGATCTCGATGGGGCGCGGCTGCTGAAGGACTTTACCGGCAAGCGGAAATTCGTCTGGATCAAGCGCCGGATCAGCCCCGAGCAGATGCAGCAGGTGCACGACATCGGCGATCCGGGGCTTCTGTTCGGCCCGCGCGAGATGCGGCTTTATCCCAACGGGCGGCTTGCCTCTCACGTTCTGGGTGGGTCGGGTTTCGGGCGCGAGGCCGTGAATTCGGCCGAGGTGATCGGCGTGGCGGGCGTGGAAAAGACCTTCGATGCCTATCTGCGCGACCCGGCCAATGGCGGGGCGCCCCTGCGGCTGTCGCTGGATTTGACCGTGCAGGCGGCGGTGGAGCGTGTGCTGGCCGGCGGCATGAAGCTGATGAACGCCAAGGGCGCCGCGGCGATCCTGATGGATGCGCAGACCGGAGAGGTGATCTCACTCGTCTCGCTGCCCGATTTCGATCCGAACGAGCGGCCCGCACCGCTGACCGAAGGCGACGCCTCCGACAGCCCGCTGTTCAACCGGGCGGTTCAGGGGGTTTATGAACTCGGCTCCACCTTCAAGGCCTTCACGCTTGCGCAGGCGATCGAGGAGGGGTTGGTGCGGCCCGAGACGATGATCGACACCAAGGGCCCGCTGGTCTGGGGCAAGTACCGCATCCGGGATTTCCACAACTACGGCCCGCAGTTGTCCGTGCGAAAGGTTCTGGTGAAAAGCTCCAACATCGGGACGGCGCGGATTGCCCAACGGATCGGGGCGGCACGGCAGCGGGAATTTCTGGACAGTCTCGGCTTTCTGGAACCCACACCGCTTGAAATTCTGGAGGCCGCGGGCGGCAAGCCGTTGGTCCCGGCCAATTGGTCCGAGATCTCGACCATGACGATTTCCTATGGGCACGGGCTGTCGGCCAGTCCGCTGCACCTGGCCGCGGGATATGCCGCGATCGCCAATGGCGGCTACCGGGTGCGGCCCACGCTGATCGCCGGGCGCGGCGCGCGCGGCGAACGCGTGATGTCGGAACAGACGGCCAGCGCCATGCGCGAGATGCTGCGCGCCGTGGTGGAGGAAGGCACGGCCTCTCTGGGCGAGGTTCCGGGCTATCGCGTCGGCGGCAAGACCGGGACGGCCGACAAGCCCAAGCCGACGGGCGGCTACTACAAGGACAAGGTGATCGCGACCTTTGCCAGCATCTTCCCCGCGGATGACCCCGAATATGTGCTGGTCGTCACGCTGGATGAGCCGGAGGATCTGACCGGGCCGAAGCCGCGGCGCACCGCGGGCTGGACGGCGGTGCCCGTCGCGGCCGAGGTGATCCGCCGCGTGGCCCCCCTTCTTGGGTTGCGGCCGGAGATTGAACCCGACCCGTCGCTCGCGCTAACCCTCTCTGGCAACCGGGGGTAG
- the mraY gene encoding phospho-N-acetylmuramoyl-pentapeptide-transferase, with amino-acid sequence MLYWLADLSDGGGVFNLFRYITFRAGAAFFTALVFGFLFGRPLINLLKRRQKNGQPIREDGPQSHLETKAGTPTMGGVLILGGLIVSTLLFARLDNPYVWILLFVTLAFGAIGFADDYAKVSKNNTKGVPGRVRFGLGLAIGAFAGLMAALVHPEGLSFQLAFPIFKDTLVNLGVFFVPFAMIVIVGSANAVNLTDGLDGLAIMPVMIAAATLGVIAYAVGRVDFTEYLDVHYVPGTGEILIFTAGLIGAGLGFLWYNAPPAAVFMGDTGSLALGGALGAIAVATKHEIVLAIVGGLFVLEALSVIIQVAYFKATGKRVFLMAPIHHHFEKKGWAEPQIVIRFWIISLILALIGLATLKVR; translated from the coding sequence ATGCTGTATTGGTTGGCCGATCTTTCCGACGGCGGTGGTGTCTTCAACCTGTTCCGCTATATCACCTTCCGCGCCGGTGCGGCCTTCTTCACCGCGCTTGTGTTCGGGTTCCTGTTCGGCCGGCCGCTGATCAACCTGCTGAAGCGGCGCCAGAAGAACGGCCAGCCGATCCGGGAGGACGGCCCGCAAAGCCATCTGGAAACCAAGGCGGGCACGCCCACGATGGGGGGCGTTCTGATCCTTGGCGGGCTGATCGTGTCGACACTGCTGTTTGCGCGGCTCGACAACCCCTATGTCTGGATCCTGCTTTTCGTGACGCTGGCCTTCGGCGCCATCGGGTTTGCCGACGACTATGCCAAGGTGTCGAAGAACAACACCAAGGGGGTGCCGGGACGGGTGCGGTTCGGCCTTGGCCTTGCCATCGGGGCGTTCGCCGGGCTGATGGCGGCCCTTGTCCATCCCGAGGGGCTGAGTTTTCAACTGGCCTTCCCGATCTTCAAGGACACGCTTGTCAATCTGGGGGTCTTCTTCGTGCCCTTCGCCATGATCGTGATCGTGGGCTCGGCCAATGCCGTGAACCTGACCGACGGGCTGGATGGCCTTGCGATCATGCCGGTGATGATCGCGGCTGCCACGCTGGGCGTGATCGCCTATGCGGTGGGCCGGGTCGACTTTACCGAGTATCTCGACGTGCACTACGTGCCGGGCACCGGCGAGATCCTGATTTTCACCGCAGGGTTGATCGGCGCGGGGCTTGGCTTCCTGTGGTATAATGCCCCACCTGCGGCCGTCTTCATGGGCGATACGGGCTCTCTGGCCCTTGGCGGGGCCCTTGGTGCGATCGCCGTTGCGACCAAGCATGAGATCGTTTTGGCCATAGTAGGCGGGCTTTTCGTGCTTGAGGCGCTGTCGGTGATCATCCAGGTGGCCTACTTCAAGGCGACCGGCAAACGTGTGTTCCTTATGGCACCCATCCACCACCACTTTGAGAAGAAGGGATGGGCCGAACCCCAGATCGTGATACGGTTCTGGATCATCAGCCTGATCCTTGCGCTGATCGGGCTGGCCACGCTGAAGGTCCGCTAA
- the murF gene encoding UDP-N-acetylmuramoyl-tripeptide--D-alanyl-D-alanine ligase — protein sequence MSVLWTAAEAAAATGGQTSGDWAARGVSIDTRSLQPGDLFVALKDQRDGHDFVADALAKGAAAALVSRIPEGVAQDAPLLIVPDVLAALGALGRAGRARSRARVVGVTGSVGKTSTKEMLRAVLAGQGRVHAAEASFNNHWGVPLTLARMPADMDFAVIEIGMNHPGEIAPLTAMARPHVALITTIAAAHLEAFEDLDAIAREKAAIFEGLESDGAAVCPGDLEVSPLLLKQAAKRAARTITFGAQKGCDFRLSRIDIHRSSTVVEAQAFGEDLLFKIQSAGRHFATNALGVLAVAEALGIDRAVAACDLAAWVPPDGRGARLTVSLDIVDDRMAFELIDDAFNANPASMAAALEVLAVAEPKDDVGRVARGRRIAILGDMLELGAEESAMHAALADLPAMGRVDLVHCVGPRMRALYFGLPLKKRGQWFDEAAPLAQKVHHLVDAGDVVLVKGSKGSRVSIVVDALKKLGQGVPRDDEESS from the coding sequence ATGAGCGTGCTGTGGACAGCGGCAGAGGCCGCGGCGGCGACCGGTGGGCAGACCTCGGGCGACTGGGCGGCAAGGGGTGTGTCCATCGATACCCGAAGCCTGCAACCAGGCGATCTGTTCGTGGCACTGAAGGACCAGCGCGACGGGCACGACTTCGTCGCCGATGCGCTGGCCAAGGGCGCGGCCGCGGCGCTGGTGTCTCGTATCCCCGAGGGCGTGGCGCAGGACGCTCCTCTGCTGATCGTGCCGGATGTGCTGGCGGCGTTGGGCGCGCTGGGCCGGGCCGGGCGGGCGCGCAGCCGGGCGCGGGTCGTCGGGGTCACCGGGTCGGTCGGCAAGACCTCCACCAAGGAGATGCTGCGCGCGGTGCTGGCGGGGCAGGGCCGTGTTCATGCGGCCGAGGCGAGTTTCAACAACCATTGGGGCGTGCCGCTGACACTGGCGCGGATGCCGGCGGATATGGATTTCGCGGTGATCGAAATCGGCATGAACCATCCGGGTGAGATCGCCCCGCTGACGGCGATGGCCCGTCCGCATGTCGCCCTGATCACCACGATTGCCGCGGCCCATCTTGAGGCGTTCGAGGATCTGGACGCCATCGCCCGCGAGAAGGCCGCGATTTTCGAGGGGCTTGAAAGCGACGGGGCCGCGGTCTGTCCCGGCGATCTGGAGGTCAGCCCCCTGTTGCTGAAACAGGCCGCCAAACGTGCCGCGCGGACGATAACCTTCGGCGCGCAGAAGGGCTGCGATTTCCGGCTGTCGAGGATCGACATCCACCGAAGCTCGACCGTGGTCGAGGCACAGGCCTTCGGCGAGGATCTGCTGTTCAAGATCCAGTCGGCCGGGCGGCATTTCGCGACCAATGCGCTGGGCGTTCTTGCGGTGGCAGAGGCGCTGGGCATCGACCGGGCCGTCGCCGCCTGCGATCTGGCCGCATGGGTGCCGCCCGATGGGCGCGGCGCGCGGCTGACCGTTTCGCTTGATATCGTCGACGACCGGATGGCGTTTGAACTGATCGACGACGCGTTCAACGCCAACCCCGCCTCGATGGCCGCCGCGCTGGAGGTTCTGGCGGTCGCTGAGCCAAAGGACGATGTCGGCCGCGTCGCCCGTGGCCGGCGCATCGCGATCCTTGGCGACATGTTGGAACTGGGGGCCGAGGAATCCGCCATGCACGCCGCGCTGGCCGATCTGCCCGCCATGGGGCGGGTCGATCTGGTGCATTGCGTGGGTCCGCGCATGCGGGCGCTCTATTTCGGGTTGCCGCTGAAAAAGCGCGGGCAGTGGTTCGACGAGGCCGCGCCCCTGGCGCAGAAGGTCCACCACCTTGTCGATGCCGGCGATGTCGTGCTGGTCAAGGGGTCCAAGGGCAGCCGCGTGTCGATCGTCGTTGACGCGCTGAAGAAACTGGGACAAGGCGTGCCGCGCGACGACGAGGAGAGTTCCTGA
- the murD gene encoding UDP-N-acetylmuramoyl-L-alanine--D-glutamate ligase translates to MIPVRGVTGARVAVLGLGRSGLSAARALRAGGAEVLPWDDYEAAREAARAEGFEPVDLSKPGAFDNVAALIVSPGIPHFYPAPNPVVAAAWAAGVPVDNDIGLFFRSLAIERWEEYDTTPRVIAVTGSNGKSTTAALIHHVLTASGRESQLAGNIGRGVLDIDPPGDGGVVVLELSSYQTELARALTPDIAVFTNLSPDHLDRHGGLGGYFAAKRRLFAEGGPDRAIIGVDEAEGRFLANQLAEGPGDDRVIRTSAAAKLSGPGWSVFARKGFLAEWRKGRQVGSIDLRAVAGLPGAHNHQNACAAYAAVRCLGIGPRQVEQAFHGFQGLPHRSQTVAEVGGVRFVNDSKATNAASAARALAAFPRIRWICGGLEKEGGLGELVPQFCHVAKAYVIGREAAAFALHLKDIPHEVCTTMDAAVARAAAEAEPGDVVLLAPAAASFDQYDNFERRGEDFIARVAAWTTAQAEGARP, encoded by the coding sequence ATGATTCCGGTACGGGGTGTGACGGGGGCGCGGGTGGCGGTGCTGGGCTTGGGGCGGTCGGGCCTGTCGGCGGCGCGGGCCTTGCGCGCGGGCGGGGCCGAGGTTCTGCCCTGGGACGACTATGAAGCCGCGCGGGAGGCCGCCCGGGCCGAGGGGTTCGAACCCGTCGACCTGTCGAAACCCGGCGCGTTCGACAACGTGGCCGCGCTGATCGTTAGCCCCGGCATCCCGCATTTCTACCCCGCGCCCAACCCGGTGGTCGCCGCCGCATGGGCCGCAGGCGTGCCGGTCGACAACGATATCGGCCTCTTCTTCCGCTCCCTCGCCATCGAGCGGTGGGAGGAATACGACACCACCCCGCGGGTGATCGCCGTGACGGGCTCCAACGGCAAATCGACCACGGCGGCGCTGATCCACCATGTTCTGACGGCCTCTGGCCGGGAAAGCCAGCTTGCGGGTAATATCGGGCGGGGCGTTCTGGATATCGATCCGCCTGGCGATGGCGGGGTCGTGGTGCTGGAGCTTTCCAGCTATCAGACGGAACTCGCCCGCGCGCTGACCCCCGATATCGCCGTCTTCACGAACCTGTCGCCCGACCACCTTGACCGGCATGGCGGGCTGGGGGGCTATTTCGCGGCCAAACGCAGGCTTTTCGCCGAGGGTGGGCCGGACCGGGCCATCATCGGCGTGGATGAGGCCGAGGGGCGGTTTCTGGCCAATCAACTGGCCGAAGGGCCGGGCGACGACCGGGTGATCCGTACATCCGCCGCGGCGAAGCTGTCAGGCCCCGGCTGGTCGGTCTTCGCGCGGAAAGGGTTTCTGGCGGAATGGCGCAAGGGGCGACAGGTGGGCAGCATCGATCTGCGGGCCGTCGCGGGCCTGCCCGGCGCCCACAACCACCAGAACGCCTGCGCCGCCTATGCCGCGGTGCGCTGTCTTGGGATCGGGCCGCGCCAGGTTGAACAGGCCTTCCACGGCTTTCAGGGGCTGCCCCATCGCAGCCAGACGGTGGCAGAGGTCGGCGGGGTGCGCTTTGTCAACGACTCCAAGGCCACCAACGCCGCCAGCGCGGCCCGGGCGCTTGCCGCCTTTCCGCGTATCCGCTGGATCTGCGGCGGGCTGGAAAAGGAAGGCGGGTTGGGTGAGCTGGTGCCCCAGTTCTGCCATGTCGCCAAGGCCTATGTCATCGGGCGCGAGGCCGCGGCCTTCGCCCTGCACCTGAAGGACATCCCGCACGAGGTCTGCACGACGATGGACGCCGCCGTCGCCCGCGCCGCGGCGGAGGCGGAGCCGGGGGACGTGGTGCTGCTGGCGCCTGCGGCCGCCAGTTTCGACCAGTACGACAACTTCGAACGCCGGGGCGAGGACTTCATCGCCCGGGTCGCGGCGTGGACAACGGCACAGGCAGAGGGTGCGCGCCCCTGA
- a CDS encoding cell division protein FtsL, whose translation MRSLFYALTALCVMALAFWAYRENYLTQQALDEVEALNLEIGQLRESLAILNAEWAYLNRPDRLRALAEINFARLELLPLTADQFVDIEQVAYPVAEEALVGEDTGETLP comes from the coding sequence ATGCGCAGCCTTTTCTACGCTCTGACCGCGCTTTGTGTGATGGCACTGGCCTTCTGGGCTTACCGGGAAAACTACCTGACACAGCAGGCACTGGACGAGGTCGAGGCGCTGAACCTCGAAATCGGCCAGTTGCGCGAAAGCCTTGCCATCCTGAATGCCGAATGGGCCTATCTCAACCGTCCCGACCGCCTGCGCGCGCTGGCCGAGATCAACTTTGCCCGGCTGGAGCTTTTGCCGCTGACGGCAGATCAGTTCGTGGATATCGAGCAGGTCGCCTATCCGGTGGCAGAAGAAGCCCTCGTCGGGGAAGACACCGGAGAGACGTTGCCATGA
- a CDS encoding UDP-N-acetylmuramoyl-L-alanyl-D-glutamate--2,6-diaminopimelate ligase has translation MTGRRRASLADLGLRAKGGREASITGLALDSREVKPGFLFAAFPGSRVHGAEFIQFALRMDAAAILTDAEGARIAADVLAESDVAVILSEDPRAAFAGAAALWFGAQPETMAAVTGTNGKTSVAHFTRQIWALLDHSAVSLGTTGVEGAFEAPLAHTTPDALTLHRLLADMAGEGVTHAIMEASSHGLAQARLDGVMLTAAGFTNFTQDHLDYHADFDAYFAAKAGLFDRVLSDDGTAVLNIDDPKGAVLQARAEARGQAVITVGTDDAADLRIAGQRFDATGQEVRFDWKGQARQVRLDLIGGFQAQNVALAAGLAIACGEDPAQVFDCLGDLQGVRGRMQLAATRDNGAAVFVDYAHTPDALATALRALRPHVMGRIVVVFGAGGDRDRGKRPLMGQAAAAHADVAYVTDDNPRSEEPADIRAAVLEGCPEGIEVGDRAEAILRGVDALGPGDALLIAGKGHETGQVVGDTVYPFDDVEQASVAVAALDGRVS, from the coding sequence ATGACAGGGCGCAGACGGGCATCGCTGGCGGACTTGGGGCTCAGGGCCAAGGGCGGCCGCGAGGCGTCGATCACGGGGCTGGCGCTGGACAGCCGCGAGGTAAAGCCCGGTTTCCTGTTCGCGGCCTTTCCCGGCAGCCGGGTGCACGGGGCGGAGTTCATCCAGTTCGCGCTGCGCATGGATGCCGCGGCCATCCTGACCGATGCCGAGGGCGCGCGCATTGCCGCGGACGTGCTGGCCGAAAGCGACGTGGCGGTGATCCTGTCCGAAGACCCGCGCGCCGCCTTTGCCGGGGCCGCGGCGCTCTGGTTCGGGGCGCAGCCTGAAACCATGGCGGCGGTCACGGGGACCAATGGCAAGACCTCGGTGGCGCATTTCACCCGGCAGATCTGGGCCTTGCTGGACCACAGCGCCGTCAGCCTTGGCACCACCGGGGTCGAGGGCGCGTTCGAGGCACCGTTGGCCCATACCACGCCTGATGCCCTGACGCTTCACCGGCTTCTGGCCGACATGGCGGGGGAGGGCGTGACCCACGCGATCATGGAAGCCTCCAGCCACGGGTTGGCGCAGGCGCGGCTGGACGGCGTGATGCTGACCGCGGCGGGGTTCACGAATTTCACGCAGGACCACCTCGACTACCACGCCGATTTCGACGCCTATTTCGCGGCCAAGGCCGGGTTGTTCGACCGGGTCCTTTCGGACGATGGCACCGCGGTCCTGAATATCGATGATCCCAAGGGCGCGGTCTTGCAGGCCCGGGCCGAGGCGCGGGGCCAGGCCGTGATCACCGTCGGCACCGATGACGCGGCTGATCTGCGCATCGCCGGGCAGCGCTTCGACGCGACGGGGCAGGAGGTTCGGTTCGACTGGAAGGGGCAAGCCCGGCAGGTGCGGCTGGACCTGATCGGCGGATTTCAGGCGCAGAACGTGGCGCTGGCTGCGGGGCTGGCAATCGCCTGCGGAGAGGACCCTGCGCAGGTCTTCGACTGCCTTGGCGATCTGCAGGGCGTGCGCGGCCGGATGCAACTGGCCGCCACCCGTGACAACGGTGCGGCGGTGTTCGTCGATTACGCCCACACCCCCGACGCGCTGGCCACCGCGCTACGGGCGCTGCGCCCCCATGTGATGGGCCGGATCGTCGTCGTCTTCGGCGCGGGCGGCGACCGCGACCGGGGCAAGCGCCCGCTGATGGGGCAGGCCGCGGCCGCCCATGCCGATGTGGCCTATGTCACCGACGACAACCCGCGCTCGGAAGAGCCCGCCGATATTCGCGCCGCCGTTCTGGAAGGCTGCCCCGAGGGTATCGAGGTTGGCGACCGGGCCGAGGCGATCCTGCGCGGGGTCGACGCGTTGGGGCCGGGCGATGCGCTGCTGATCGCCGGCAAGGGGCATGAGACCGGGCAGGTTGTGGGCGACACGGTCTATCCCTTCGACGACGTGGAACAGGCCAGCGTTGCGGTGGCCGCGCTGGACGGGCGGGTGTCATGA